From a region of the Rathayibacter sp. VKM Ac-2804 genome:
- a CDS encoding NAD(P)/FAD-dependent oxidoreductase: MQGGHYDVVIIGAGPAGLSAGLNLVRARRSVLLLDSNRPRNAATLHSHGFLTRDGVSPLELRRLGRAELEQYEEAEVHNAMVTSVERSGGEFVVTAKGVRGSADRSVLATAVVVAGGLSERLPTLPSLRAYYGTAVHSCMECDGYEKAGEPLALIGETADLAERAMLLSQWSTDLIVFTNGVGVVSDTDESLLNSIGIRIERRPVADLVGERAVMTGVALADGDVIPRTGAFVRPVWVPVLDYLDPAGPEVDPDGFLRVDAGGRTSVPGLYAAGEVTAPGPQQLIVAAGSGAQVASAINRDLVRARLGEAAPESEALAVHDRGADLSGVRP; encoded by the coding sequence GTGCAGGGCGGCCACTACGACGTCGTCATCATCGGCGCCGGCCCCGCGGGGCTCTCGGCGGGGCTGAACCTCGTCCGCGCGCGCCGCAGCGTGCTGCTGCTCGACAGCAACCGCCCGCGCAACGCGGCGACCCTGCACTCGCACGGCTTCCTCACCCGCGACGGCGTCTCGCCGCTCGAGCTGCGCCGCCTCGGCCGCGCCGAGCTCGAGCAGTACGAGGAGGCGGAGGTGCACAACGCGATGGTCACCTCCGTCGAGCGCTCCGGCGGCGAGTTCGTCGTCACCGCGAAGGGCGTCCGCGGCTCGGCCGACCGCTCCGTGCTCGCGACGGCGGTGGTCGTCGCGGGCGGCCTGTCCGAGCGCCTGCCGACGCTGCCCAGCCTCCGCGCCTACTACGGCACGGCGGTGCACAGCTGCATGGAGTGCGACGGCTACGAGAAGGCGGGGGAGCCGCTCGCCCTGATCGGCGAGACCGCCGACCTCGCCGAGCGGGCCATGCTGCTCTCGCAGTGGTCGACCGACCTCATCGTCTTCACCAACGGCGTCGGCGTGGTCAGCGACACCGACGAATCGCTGCTCAACTCGATCGGCATCCGCATCGAGCGCCGCCCCGTCGCCGACCTGGTGGGGGAGCGCGCCGTGATGACCGGCGTCGCCCTCGCCGACGGCGACGTGATCCCGCGCACCGGCGCCTTCGTCCGCCCGGTCTGGGTCCCTGTCCTCGACTACCTCGACCCGGCCGGCCCCGAGGTCGACCCCGACGGCTTCCTCCGCGTCGACGCGGGCGGCCGCACCTCCGTCCCCGGCCTCTACGCCGCCGGCGAGGTCACCGCGCCCGGCCCGCAGCAGCTGATCGTCGCCGCCGGCTCCGGCGCGCAGGTCGCCTCGGCGATCAACCGCGACCTCGTCCGCGCCCGCCTCGGCGAGGCCGCCCCCGAGTCGGAGGCCCTCGCCGTGCACGATCGCGGAGCCGATTTGAGCGGCGTGCGTCCGTAG
- the gltX gene encoding glutamate--tRNA ligase yields the protein MSELTPPSDRAHDAHPFTTATGSDVRVRFCPSPTGTPHVGLIRTALFNWAYARHTGGTFVFRIEDTDAARDSEESYEQLIDALRWLKLDWDEGVGVGGPHGPYRQSERSDVYTDVIQRLLASGHLYESYSNAEEVDARNEAAGRAKQHGYDNFDRDLTEEQRAAFRAEGRSPALRLRVPDADLSFDDLVRGEITFPAGSFSDFVVVRPNGQPLYTLVNPVDDALMQITHVLRGEDILPSTARQIALYHALIDIGLTTFVPRFGHLPYVMGEGNKKLSKRDPSANLFHHRDRGFVPEGLVNYLALLGWSLTHDRDVFSIDEMIAAFDVADVNPNPARFDLKKAESINGDHIRLLAVDDFTERTIPYLIAAGVLAGEPTADQRAVLDAAAPLVQERIGLLGEAPGMLGFLFTTADALAYDEDALKGLPANAGEVLAASIGALELVPEGEWLTASIQEALAGALIENLGLKPRIAYGPLRTAISGRRVSPPLFESMEILGKSESIARLARLADTRS from the coding sequence ATGTCTGAGCTCACCCCGCCCTCCGATCGCGCCCACGACGCGCACCCGTTCACGACCGCGACCGGGAGCGACGTCCGCGTCCGCTTCTGCCCGTCCCCGACCGGGACGCCGCACGTCGGCCTCATCCGCACGGCCCTGTTCAACTGGGCCTACGCGCGGCACACGGGAGGCACCTTCGTCTTCCGGATCGAGGACACCGATGCGGCGCGCGACAGCGAGGAGAGCTACGAGCAGCTCATCGACGCGCTCCGCTGGCTGAAGCTCGATTGGGACGAGGGCGTCGGCGTCGGCGGCCCGCACGGCCCCTACCGCCAGTCCGAGCGCAGCGACGTCTACACCGACGTCATCCAGCGCCTGCTCGCCTCCGGCCACCTCTACGAGAGCTACTCGAACGCGGAGGAGGTCGACGCCCGCAACGAGGCGGCCGGGCGCGCCAAGCAGCACGGCTACGACAACTTCGACCGCGACCTCACCGAGGAGCAGCGCGCCGCCTTCCGCGCCGAGGGCCGCAGCCCGGCGCTCCGCCTGCGCGTCCCGGACGCCGACCTCTCCTTCGACGACCTCGTCCGCGGCGAGATCACCTTCCCGGCCGGCTCCTTCAGCGACTTCGTCGTCGTCCGCCCCAACGGCCAGCCGCTCTACACCCTGGTGAACCCGGTCGACGACGCGCTGATGCAGATCACCCACGTCCTCCGCGGCGAGGACATCCTGCCCTCCACCGCCCGCCAGATCGCGCTGTACCACGCGCTGATCGACATCGGACTGACGACCTTCGTCCCGCGCTTCGGCCACCTCCCGTACGTGATGGGCGAGGGCAACAAGAAGCTCTCCAAGCGCGACCCCTCCGCCAACCTCTTCCACCACCGCGACCGCGGCTTCGTCCCCGAGGGCCTGGTCAACTACCTCGCCCTGCTCGGCTGGTCGCTCACCCACGACCGCGACGTCTTCTCGATCGACGAGATGATCGCCGCCTTCGACGTCGCCGACGTGAACCCCAACCCGGCCCGCTTCGACCTCAAGAAGGCCGAGTCGATCAACGGCGACCACATCCGCCTGCTCGCGGTCGACGACTTCACCGAGCGGACGATCCCCTATCTGATCGCCGCCGGCGTCCTCGCGGGCGAGCCGACCGCCGACCAGCGCGCCGTCCTCGACGCCGCCGCCCCGCTCGTGCAGGAGCGCATCGGCCTGCTCGGCGAGGCGCCCGGCATGCTCGGCTTCCTCTTCACCACCGCCGACGCCCTCGCCTACGACGAGGACGCGCTGAAGGGCCTGCCCGCGAACGCCGGCGAGGTGCTCGCCGCGTCGATCGGCGCCCTCGAGCTCGTGCCCGAGGGGGAGTGGCTGACCGCCTCGATCCAGGAGGCGCTCGCCGGCGCGCTGATCGAGAACCTGGGCCTCAAGCCCCGCATCGCCTACGGGCCGCTGCGCACCGCGATCTCGGGCCGCCGCGTCTCGCCGCCGCTGTTCGAGTCGATGGAGATCCTCGGCAAGTCCGAGTCGATCGCCCGCCTCGCCCGCCTCGCCGACACTCGGAGCTGA
- a CDS encoding sigma-70 family RNA polymerase sigma factor, which yields MSTVVLDTALSPLAPATDSLSEPASPREEKDARTLSLFHAAAGADDAEGARIRERIVLDHLGLAEAMANRVSRGGGDRADLRQVAYVGLVKAARRFTPERGDSFAAFAVPTITGELKRHLRDLGWMIRPPRGVQELHRRSAVVADELAQELGRHPSDREIARRLGVEPSEVADARSAGHPLSLDETVGETGVRLGETLGGEDEDLAAIDRRHGLAQALAELENGQRELLRMRFVEEMTQQQIADALGTTQMQVSRLQRRILAQLADRLGAPSRSHQPPSRARVASVAVVTPVHPAARLRTA from the coding sequence ATGAGCACGGTCGTTCTCGACACCGCCCTCTCACCGCTCGCCCCTGCGACCGACTCGCTGAGCGAGCCCGCCTCGCCGCGCGAGGAGAAGGACGCCCGCACGCTCTCCCTCTTCCACGCGGCGGCCGGCGCCGACGACGCCGAGGGGGCGCGGATCCGCGAGCGCATCGTGCTCGACCACCTCGGGCTGGCCGAGGCGATGGCGAACCGGGTGTCCCGCGGCGGCGGCGATCGCGCGGACCTCCGGCAGGTCGCCTACGTCGGGCTGGTCAAGGCCGCCCGCCGCTTCACCCCGGAGCGCGGCGACAGCTTCGCCGCCTTCGCCGTGCCCACCATCACCGGCGAGCTCAAGCGCCACCTCCGCGATCTCGGCTGGATGATCCGCCCGCCCCGCGGCGTGCAGGAGCTGCACCGCCGCTCGGCCGTCGTCGCCGACGAGCTGGCGCAGGAGCTCGGCCGCCACCCCAGCGACCGGGAGATCGCCCGCCGGCTCGGGGTCGAGCCGTCCGAGGTGGCCGACGCGCGCTCCGCCGGGCACCCGCTCTCGCTCGACGAGACGGTCGGCGAGACCGGCGTGCGGCTGGGCGAGACGCTCGGCGGCGAGGACGAGGACCTCGCGGCCATCGACCGCCGGCACGGCCTCGCCCAGGCGCTCGCCGAGCTCGAGAACGGCCAGCGCGAGCTGCTCCGGATGCGCTTCGTCGAGGAGATGACGCAGCAGCAGATCGCCGATGCGCTCGGCACCACGCAGATGCAGGTCTCGCGGCTGCAGCGCCGGATCCTCGCGCAGCTCGCCGACCGCCTCGGCGCCCCCTCGCGCAGTCATCAGCCGCCGAGCCGCGCGCGGGTCGCGTCGGTCGCCGTGGTCACGCCCGTCCACCCTGCTGCGCGGCTGCGGACCGCCTGA
- a CDS encoding glycosyltransferase family 9 protein, with product MRALTAPDGTPEILALRALKLGDILVAVPALKALRRGFPEHRLILATTPWLEPIVDLIDGLDALVPTLRGLDDPLPVAPGRIELAVNLHGNGPESRDALIALEPERRLEFRVPALDPDASHDDPRPLWLDGELERARWARLVNSIGLDADPEDVGIAVPDVPAPVAGAAIVHIGAFYGSREWPEERFAAVARSLAAEGHRVVYTGGANEADRARRVAELAGTGEVLAGAIDLSEFAAVVAAAEVLVTVDTGAAHLASAYGIPSVVIFGPAPPEAWGPPVSGPHVVLTDASLRRGDVFSSEPDPALLAVRTEHVLDALAALPSRADAHLRRSAAAQQGGRA from the coding sequence GTGCGCGCTCTCACCGCCCCGGACGGAACCCCGGAGATCCTCGCGCTGCGAGCCCTCAAGCTCGGCGACATCCTCGTGGCCGTCCCCGCCCTCAAGGCCCTGCGCCGCGGGTTCCCCGAGCACCGGCTGATTCTCGCGACGACGCCCTGGCTGGAGCCGATCGTCGACCTGATCGACGGCCTCGACGCCCTCGTGCCGACCCTGCGCGGGCTGGACGATCCGCTGCCGGTCGCGCCCGGCCGCATCGAGCTGGCCGTCAACCTGCACGGCAACGGCCCGGAGTCGCGCGACGCCCTGATCGCGCTCGAGCCGGAGCGCCGCCTCGAGTTCCGCGTGCCCGCCCTCGATCCCGACGCGAGCCACGACGACCCCCGCCCGCTCTGGCTCGACGGCGAGCTGGAGCGCGCGCGCTGGGCTCGGCTGGTCAACTCGATCGGCCTCGACGCCGACCCCGAGGACGTCGGCATCGCCGTCCCGGACGTGCCCGCGCCCGTCGCCGGCGCCGCGATCGTGCACATCGGCGCCTTCTACGGCTCGCGCGAGTGGCCGGAGGAGCGCTTCGCCGCCGTCGCTCGGTCGCTGGCCGCCGAGGGGCACCGCGTCGTCTACACCGGAGGCGCGAACGAGGCCGACCGCGCCCGCCGCGTCGCCGAGCTCGCCGGCACCGGCGAGGTGCTGGCCGGCGCGATCGACCTGAGCGAGTTCGCAGCGGTCGTCGCCGCGGCCGAGGTGCTCGTCACCGTCGATACCGGCGCCGCGCACCTCGCCTCCGCGTACGGCATCCCGTCGGTCGTGATCTTCGGACCGGCGCCGCCCGAGGCCTGGGGCCCGCCGGTCAGCGGCCCGCATGTCGTGCTGACCGACGCGTCGCTCCGCCGCGGCGACGTCTTCTCGTCCGAGCCCGATCCGGCGCTGCTCGCGGTGCGGACCGAGCACGTCCTCGACGCGCTCGCCGCTCTGCCGTCGCGCGCCGACGCGCACCTCAGGCGGTCCGCAGCCGCGCAGCAGGGTGGACGGGCGTGA
- a CDS encoding HAD family hydrolase, protein MNDSIQTGSAHRTAEDAAAPRAPRLRGILFDRDATLVVDVPYNGDPALVEPMPTALDAVERAREAGLALGVVTNQSGIARGIIDRAQADAVNRRVDELFGGFDAWMLCPHGPEDGCGCRKPAPGMVLDAAESLGLPADSLAVIGDIGADVGAAAAAGARGVLVPTPVTRAEEVAAAPLRAATLLEAVELLLAMQPDEDSE, encoded by the coding sequence GTGAACGACTCGATCCAGACGGGCTCGGCGCACCGCACCGCGGAGGACGCCGCCGCCCCGCGTGCCCCGCGCCTGCGCGGGATCCTCTTCGACCGCGACGCGACCCTCGTGGTCGACGTGCCCTACAACGGCGATCCGGCGCTGGTCGAGCCGATGCCCACCGCGCTGGACGCGGTCGAGCGGGCCCGCGAGGCCGGACTCGCCCTCGGCGTCGTGACGAACCAGTCGGGCATCGCCCGCGGCATCATCGACCGTGCGCAGGCCGACGCGGTGAACCGCCGGGTGGACGAGCTGTTCGGCGGCTTCGACGCCTGGATGCTCTGCCCGCACGGCCCCGAGGACGGCTGCGGCTGCCGCAAGCCCGCGCCGGGCATGGTCCTCGACGCCGCGGAGTCCCTCGGACTGCCCGCCGACTCCCTCGCGGTGATCGGCGACATCGGCGCCGACGTCGGCGCGGCGGCGGCGGCCGGCGCCCGCGGCGTCCTCGTGCCGACCCCGGTCACCCGGGCCGAGGAGGTGGCCGCCGCACCGCTGCGCGCGGCGACGCTCCTCGAGGCGGTCGAGCTGCTCCTGGCGATGCAGCCGGACGAGGACTCCGAGTGA
- a CDS encoding glycosyltransferase family 9 protein, with product MTRRVLVARLDSAGDVLLCGPAVRAIAADAEVLLLAGPQGAPAAALLPGPVAVRTWSCPWIGDASQPVDAALVAELRAIVEEFAPDEAVILTSFHQSPLPLALLLRLAGVARISGASVDFAGALLDVRLVPGETLEEDQPEPERALAIAAAAGFALPEGDDGLLRVDRGGALPAALEGVGPYVVVHPGAAVPARAWPSENAARAVELLADSGVAVAVTGGPGERALTALVAGTRGIDLGGATDFAGAAEVLARAEVVISGNTGPAHLAAAVGTPVVSLFAPVVPAIRWAPYGVPVALLGDQTAACAGSRARVCPVPGHPCLAGVSAEEAVAAAHRLRALPRRDSTTSTTTPTEALA from the coding sequence GTGACGCGCCGCGTGCTGGTGGCCCGGCTCGACAGCGCAGGCGACGTGCTGCTCTGCGGCCCCGCCGTGCGCGCGATCGCCGCCGACGCCGAGGTGCTGCTGCTCGCCGGTCCGCAGGGGGCGCCCGCCGCGGCGCTGCTGCCGGGGCCGGTGGCCGTGCGCACCTGGTCCTGCCCGTGGATCGGCGACGCCTCGCAGCCGGTCGACGCCGCGCTCGTCGCGGAGCTGCGCGCCATCGTCGAGGAGTTCGCCCCGGACGAAGCCGTGATCCTCACCTCCTTCCACCAGTCGCCGCTGCCGCTGGCCCTGCTGCTGCGCCTGGCCGGCGTCGCGCGGATCTCCGGCGCCTCCGTCGACTTCGCGGGCGCCCTGCTCGACGTGCGGCTCGTCCCCGGCGAGACGCTCGAGGAGGACCAGCCCGAGCCGGAGCGCGCGCTCGCCATCGCGGCGGCCGCGGGCTTCGCGCTGCCCGAGGGCGACGACGGGCTGCTGCGGGTCGATCGCGGCGGCGCTCTGCCCGCCGCGCTCGAGGGCGTCGGACCGTACGTGGTCGTGCACCCCGGAGCGGCGGTGCCCGCGCGCGCCTGGCCGTCCGAGAACGCGGCGCGCGCCGTCGAGCTGCTCGCCGACTCCGGAGTCGCGGTCGCCGTCACCGGCGGGCCGGGCGAGCGCGCGCTGACCGCCCTCGTCGCAGGAACCCGCGGCATCGACCTCGGCGGCGCCACCGACTTCGCCGGTGCGGCCGAGGTGCTCGCCCGCGCCGAGGTCGTGATCAGCGGCAACACCGGGCCGGCGCATCTCGCGGCGGCCGTCGGCACGCCGGTGGTCAGCCTGTTCGCGCCCGTCGTCCCGGCGATCCGCTGGGCGCCGTACGGCGTGCCGGTGGCGCTGCTCGGCGATCAGACCGCGGCCTGCGCCGGCTCTCGCGCCCGCGTCTGCCCCGTCCCCGGCCACCCCTGCCTCGCGGGGGTGAGCGCCGAGGAGGCGGTCGCCGCCGCCCACCGGCTCCGCGCGCTCCCGCGCCGCGACTCGACGACATCCACCACGACACCCACGGAGGCGCTCGCATGA